A window of the Dongshaea marina genome harbors these coding sequences:
- a CDS encoding regulatory protein RecX, whose translation MAESSDVLKQAIAASLNLLSYREHCRQELKLKLAQRGFCAEIASSAIEYCITQGWLDEARYTECWIRSRAAKGFGPSRIRSELGAKGIDRALVEEQLNLSECDWFELAVKACHKKLSHQETGSLSREQKLKLTRFLVGRGFSLEQARAAIE comes from the coding sequence ATGGCAGAGAGTTCCGATGTATTGAAGCAGGCGATCGCAGCATCGCTGAATCTGCTTAGTTATCGGGAGCACTGCCGCCAGGAGCTTAAGCTCAAGCTTGCTCAGCGAGGTTTTTGCGCCGAAATTGCTTCGTCAGCCATCGAATATTGCATCACTCAGGGATGGCTTGACGAGGCGCGCTATACCGAGTGCTGGATCCGCTCCCGGGCCGCTAAAGGCTTTGGCCCGAGCCGGATCCGTAGCGAGCTCGGTGCAAAAGGGATTGACCGGGCGCTCGTTGAGGAGCAACTTAACTTAAGTGAATGTGACTGGTTTGAATTGGCAGTCAAGGCTTGCCACAAGAAACTTTCACATCAAGAGACCGGGAGCTTATCCCGGGAACAAAAGCTCAAATTGACCCGCTTTCTGGTCGGGCGTGGCTTTAGCCTGGAGCAGGCTCGGGCCGCTATCGAGTAA
- the recA gene encoding recombinase RecA, translating into MDQNKQKALAAALGQIEKQFGKGSIMRLGDSKALDVETISTGSLAIDVALGVGGLPCGRVVEIFGPESSGKTTLTLQVIAEAQRVGKTCAFVDAEHALDPVYAGKLGVNVDELLVSQPDTGEQALEICDMLVRSGAVDVIIVDSVAALTPKAEIEGEMGDSHMGLQARLMSQALRKLTANIKSANCLCIFINQIRMKIGVMFGNPETTTGGNALKFYSSVRLDIRRTGAVKEGDEVVGNETRVKVVKNKVAPPFKQAEFQILYGAGISKEGELIDLGVKNKIVDKSGAWYSYNGDKIGQGKANSIKYLKENSAIAQEIETKLRQLLLTTEMSEGAASEGAEVEMSSLSSQDQAAL; encoded by the coding sequence ATGGATCAGAATAAACAAAAGGCACTGGCTGCGGCCCTCGGCCAGATCGAAAAGCAGTTTGGCAAAGGCTCTATCATGCGCCTGGGTGATTCAAAGGCTCTGGATGTTGAAACCATCTCGACCGGCTCTCTGGCTATCGATGTGGCCCTGGGTGTTGGTGGGCTTCCCTGCGGTAGGGTTGTCGAGATCTTTGGTCCCGAATCTTCGGGTAAGACAACTCTGACCTTGCAGGTGATTGCGGAAGCGCAGCGCGTAGGTAAAACCTGTGCTTTTGTCGATGCTGAGCATGCCCTGGATCCTGTCTATGCCGGTAAGCTGGGGGTTAATGTTGATGAACTGCTGGTTTCTCAGCCGGATACAGGTGAGCAGGCTCTTGAGATCTGCGACATGCTGGTTCGCTCCGGGGCAGTCGATGTGATCATTGTCGACTCGGTGGCCGCGCTGACGCCAAAAGCGGAGATCGAGGGTGAGATGGGTGACTCTCACATGGGCCTGCAGGCGCGTCTGATGTCCCAGGCGCTGCGAAAGCTCACCGCCAACATCAAGAGTGCCAACTGTCTGTGTATCTTCATCAACCAGATCCGGATGAAGATCGGTGTGATGTTTGGTAACCCTGAGACCACCACGGGTGGTAACGCCCTGAAGTTCTACTCCTCCGTTCGCCTGGATATCCGTCGCACCGGTGCCGTCAAAGAGGGTGATGAGGTTGTAGGTAACGAGACCCGGGTGAAGGTGGTCAAAAACAAGGTGGCACCGCCATTCAAGCAGGCGGAGTTCCAGATCCTCTATGGCGCAGGGATCTCCAAAGAGGGTGAGCTCATCGACCTTGGGGTCAAGAACAAGATTGTCGATAAGTCCGGCGCCTGGTATAGCTACAACGGCGATAAGATAGGCCAGGGTAAGGCGAACTCTATCAAGTATCTTAAAGAGAACAGTGCCATAGCTCAGGAGATCGAAACTAAGCTGCGTCAGCTGCTGCTGACTACTGAGATGAGTGAAGGAGCGGCGAGCGAAGGTGCTGAGGTTGAGATGTCATCTCTGAGTTCTCAGGATCAGGCCGCCCTGTAA
- a CDS encoding CinA family protein, translating to MPMEQVLQQTAYITGRLLSARGLRMATAESCTGGGVAHALTSIAGSSQWFECGFVTYSNESKQQMLGVAEPLILEHGAVSDAVVQQMSRGAVENSQADVAVAISGIAGPDGGSTEKPVGTVWFSWYIAPDNEWWSECCHFEGDRASVREQAVLYALEGLNEQLEGIGFET from the coding sequence TTGCCGATGGAGCAGGTTCTGCAGCAGACCGCCTATATTACCGGTCGTTTACTGAGTGCCAGAGGCCTCAGGATGGCAACCGCGGAGTCTTGCACCGGAGGTGGTGTTGCTCATGCGCTCACATCGATTGCTGGGAGTTCACAATGGTTTGAGTGTGGCTTTGTGACCTATAGCAATGAGTCCAAGCAGCAGATGCTTGGGGTGGCGGAACCATTAATCCTTGAGCATGGGGCGGTCAGTGATGCCGTGGTGCAGCAGATGAGCCGGGGGGCGGTTGAGAATTCACAGGCCGATGTGGCTGTGGCGATCAGTGGTATTGCCGGCCCCGATGGCGGTAGCACAGAAAAGCCGGTGGGGACGGTCTGGTTTAGCTGGTATATAGCACCGGATAATGAGTGGTGGAGTGAATGTTGCCACTTTGAGGGCGATCGCGCCTCGGTTCGTGAGCAGGCGGTGCTTTATGCCCTCGAGGGCCTCAATGAGCAGCTCGAAGGGATTGGCTTTGAAACTTGA
- a CDS encoding nuclear transport factor 2 family protein, with translation MTIDKARVQQIFQNLETGDADAFFSHVSPDVDWTVMGTHPLAGHYRTLDAFRKSTFERLTPCLTQPIQLVLQHIFVEGNTAIVELLATSKSRAGWDFDNHYCWIVTFADHTIVEVRAYLDSAMVAKLITEHEA, from the coding sequence ATGACCATTGATAAAGCAAGAGTCCAGCAGATTTTTCAAAACCTCGAAACAGGCGATGCCGATGCATTTTTCTCCCATGTCAGCCCGGACGTTGACTGGACCGTGATGGGAACCCATCCGCTGGCGGGCCACTACCGCACGCTGGATGCATTTCGCAAAAGTACCTTTGAGCGACTCACTCCCTGTCTGACTCAGCCGATCCAACTGGTGCTGCAACATATTTTCGTTGAAGGAAATACCGCCATTGTCGAGCTCCTCGCAACATCAAAATCACGTGCTGGATGGGACTTTGACAACCACTACTGCTGGATCGTCACCTTTGCCGATCACACCATTGTTGAAGTTCGGGCTTATCTGGATTCTGCCATGGTCGCCAAACTAATCACCGAACACGAGGCATAA
- a CDS encoding glycerate kinase, translating into MKIVIAPDSYKESLSAMGVCDAIEKGFRQVLPEVSYLKLPMADGGEGTVQSMIDATSGQLIKAWVRDPLGQPVEGFFGVLGDGETAVIEMAAASGLHLVEPRQRNPLQTSSFGTGELILRALDHGVQKIILGIGGSATNDGGAGMLQALGAELLTKEGQRIAPGGAGLAELDRIKLQGLDPRLSEVSLQIACDVDNPLCGPKGASAVFGPQKGATPEMVEQLDRHLAHYASCIQECTGNQVLHCAGAGAAGGMGAALLGCLAAELRPGIEIVMDALKFRDALMDADLVITGEGRIDSQSVHGKTPVGIARVAREQGKPVIGIAGCLSPDCGVVHQHGLDAVFSVVNSACSLPEALELAAQNIELTARNIAATLMIRIER; encoded by the coding sequence ATGAAGATTGTAATCGCGCCCGATTCCTATAAGGAGAGCTTGTCTGCGATGGGGGTCTGTGATGCCATCGAAAAGGGATTTCGCCAGGTATTGCCCGAGGTAAGCTATCTTAAGCTACCGATGGCCGATGGAGGGGAGGGAACCGTACAGTCGATGATCGATGCGACCTCGGGCCAGCTCATCAAGGCTTGGGTCAGAGATCCGCTGGGTCAGCCGGTTGAGGGCTTTTTCGGGGTGCTCGGCGATGGTGAGACGGCGGTGATTGAGATGGCGGCAGCTTCCGGCTTGCATCTGGTTGAACCCAGGCAGCGAAACCCGCTTCAAACCAGCAGTTTTGGAACCGGTGAGCTGATCCTCCGGGCACTGGATCATGGAGTGCAAAAAATTATTCTTGGCATAGGTGGCAGTGCTACCAATGATGGTGGCGCCGGAATGCTACAGGCTTTAGGGGCCGAACTTCTCACCAAAGAGGGCCAAAGGATCGCCCCCGGCGGTGCTGGACTGGCCGAGCTTGACCGGATAAAGCTGCAGGGACTGGATCCCCGGTTGTCTGAGGTTTCATTGCAGATAGCCTGTGACGTGGATAATCCCCTGTGTGGCCCCAAGGGCGCCTCGGCAGTTTTTGGTCCGCAAAAAGGGGCGACTCCCGAGATGGTCGAGCAGCTTGATCGTCACCTGGCCCATTACGCCTCCTGTATTCAGGAGTGCACCGGCAACCAAGTGTTGCACTGCGCCGGAGCCGGCGCCGCCGGAGGCATGGGAGCGGCGCTGTTAGGTTGCCTGGCCGCAGAGCTTAGGCCGGGTATCGAGATCGTGATGGATGCGCTGAAGTTCAGGGATGCACTCATGGATGCAGATCTGGTGATCACCGGCGAGGGGCGGATCGATAGCCAGAGCGTTCATGGTAAGACCCCCGTCGGCATTGCGCGAGTCGCCAGGGAGCAGGGTAAGCCGGTGATCGGGATAGCGGGTTGCCTGAGCCCCGATTGTGGCGTGGTGCATCAGCATGGTCTGGATGCGGTATTTTCCGTGGTCAATAGTGCCTGCAGCCTGCCCGAGGCATTGGAGCTGGCGGCACAGAATATTGAGCTAACCGCGCGCAACATAGCCGCGACCCTGATGATTCGTATCGAGAGATAG
- a CDS encoding sugar diacid recognition domain-containing protein → MQLDHRIARQIVERSMQIVDESVNVMDAQGQIIASGDLSRLGERHEGAVLALAENRVVEIDQSMANRLHGVRPGINLPIAFHQQLLGVVGISGAPETVRRYGEFVRMTAELIIEQAALLEEIQWDRRHREELILQLVKEPSRSESLQSLARHLGIDLSLPRVVAIVSLREAEEAASGSLRELVQLLEHPERHNLVAISSLQEAVVLKPIQLDEGVWQVELERKKAKELIERATRHKFEVDIALGHYFPGVQGLAQSYQTATATLRAGRIKHPGKRIYFYQDYRLAVLLDHCYSPWKLEQLRAPLQKLQQQDPKKQLRKTLKHYLDQSCDLNHAARSLHIHPNTLRYRLNQIQQITALDLNQLDDLLQLYLALKI, encoded by the coding sequence ATGCAGCTCGATCATCGAATTGCCAGGCAGATCGTTGAGCGTTCGATGCAGATCGTCGATGAGTCGGTGAACGTGATGGATGCCCAGGGTCAGATCATCGCCTCCGGTGATCTTTCCCGTTTAGGTGAGCGCCACGAGGGCGCGGTACTGGCCCTTGCTGAGAACCGGGTGGTTGAGATCGATCAGTCGATGGCAAACCGGCTGCATGGGGTTCGCCCCGGAATCAATCTGCCGATCGCTTTTCACCAGCAGCTTCTGGGGGTGGTTGGGATCTCAGGTGCTCCCGAGACGGTGCGCCGCTATGGTGAGTTTGTTCGGATGACGGCTGAGCTCATCATAGAGCAGGCCGCCCTGCTCGAAGAGATCCAGTGGGACCGGCGCCATCGTGAAGAGCTTATTCTGCAACTGGTCAAGGAACCCTCCCGAAGCGAGTCTCTGCAAAGTCTGGCCCGCCATCTGGGAATCGATCTGAGTCTTCCCCGGGTGGTTGCAATAGTCTCTTTGCGTGAGGCAGAGGAGGCGGCAAGTGGTTCGCTGCGCGAGCTGGTGCAGCTACTGGAGCATCCAGAGAGGCACAACCTGGTGGCGATCAGTTCCTTGCAGGAAGCCGTAGTGTTAAAGCCGATCCAGCTCGATGAAGGAGTATGGCAGGTTGAGCTGGAGCGCAAAAAGGCAAAAGAGCTCATTGAGCGGGCAACCCGTCACAAGTTTGAGGTCGATATCGCGCTGGGGCACTATTTCCCCGGGGTCCAGGGACTGGCTCAATCCTACCAGACCGCCACTGCGACCCTGAGGGCTGGACGGATCAAGCATCCTGGAAAACGGATCTATTTTTACCAGGACTATCGGTTAGCTGTATTGCTTGATCACTGCTATAGCCCCTGGAAGCTCGAACAGCTCAGGGCTCCTTTGCAAAAATTGCAGCAGCAGGACCCCAAAAAGCAGCTGCGCAAAACCCTGAAACATTATTTAGATCAGAGTTGTGATCTCAATCACGCCGCCCGATCCCTGCATATTCACCCCAACACCCTTCGCTATCGGCTGAACCAGATACAGCAGATAACTGCATTGGATCTCAATCAGTTAGATGATCTTCTGCAGCTCTACCTGGCACTTAAAATCTAA